ttattttaatttaaatattaagtagaatttttagtaaacattCATTGTgtgatttattagaaaaagtggtttacttgtatttaaaatggtaGACTAGGTATCAAGAAATATCTGTGGATAaccaattgtattttttctaaaatagatTTTCGTATCACCATGCCATTTATGAGAATAAttagtttcattattttgtggTTTATCAGGTTTatgtttaagtaataattttaaaactaatttttttagattgaataattaattattaattattataattcaactaTTAACATTTCAATTGTATTGCTATACACACATTGAACGAATAACTAAACACGTACTGataattgtcaataataagcaaattaatacttttatcacAGACcacatgaaaatgtatttttattttaattaaataaaacatgtattaCTAACATTAAACATTGAATCTATTACAGAAttctatgttaaattttaatatttatatagttatttacaatttattttgatttgctTACttgatatactataaattatattattttcatatagtcTGTGATAGTATTGGCAAATGTAGAATAAGGTAAGATTATTTGTAGGTAAAACtggtagttaaataataaaagtataaaaataagctATCACATGTTATAGTCTgcttataatagatataactaTTGCCACCTCATTTAAGTATCATCTTGGTaagatatacattaatatgaagttttcattttattcaaatttatatttttcatatagaatattttataagattttttttttttaatattatttatattaaataaaaacttcatataattactattattttacttaaattcttgaataaataaataataaaatttatttctaaccTAGGTTATGATACGGTTCTGAATAACGTCTGTGCTTTTTGCATTCTTTGATATTTGTGGGATATCCAGTGATAAGACAGTCTATAGCATTACGAACAACACATTCAGATTCTTCTATAAGTGAATCAGTTGAGTCTCCTTCTGATTTTCTTAAATCTGGCATTGACAAACGCAATTTTCCTGATTCTAaatcattttgataattaatctttttcattaaacttggtaaaaaataatcttacctTTAAATGATACtctgtttttgattttctttggCACTTCATCTTCTGCTTTTAAAGTAGCAGTAGATGAATACTTCACATCTTGTAATGATGCGCACGGTTCACATGGAACACTTGCTGATCGCCGGCATTTAGTAGGCGAAGACGGTACCGATGACCATGATGCATTGTGCCGTGCTTCTAATGACATAACTGATGGTCTTACTTGACACCGATAACATGACGAATGTACTGAAAATACTGAACCAAAATCATATCGTGAAGATGATGAACCAACAGAAAAATAACCAGGACTTCGTGGAaatctgtaaataaataaataattagtattaatactgagctaatattatgtatagtacttTGATCTTGATGGTTCACGAGTGAGAGGACCTGGTTGCCGACACAAATGATCAACACTCCTTGACAACTCTGGCACCatacttgtaaaattaatgtcGGACAACATGACCCTTCTTGATTCTGTAGTTTTTTTGGATACACGCAAACATTGTTTGCGTGTATTCTTGTCAACTGGCACAATAAATTTGGATGGTAAAGTTGTATTTGGAGATGTGGTCTTGGCTTGATTAACAAGAAATCCTTCAGAACGCCATTGTAGCGGCAAAGCGGTGATGTCTGTCTGTGCTTCAACTTCTTGTGTTTTTAGCGTAATGTCCTTTAAAATAGGCCGTAAGGGACTGAGATATTTAGAATTTGCCATGTCTTTGGAATTCGCTCCACACTTTGATATATCAGTTTCCAAAACATTATCTATAGACACAAGATCTTCATTAGGTGACACATTCATAGTGTCATctgttgtaaatattaactCAATTTCATCAGTTTCTTCTGAGTTTTGACACacaatctaaatatataaataaaatataggtaattaaaaatatattttttttattgaagcaCCATGATACTCAAATGATAAATTAgacttgtaataataattggttaaaTTCTGGCTATTGggatgagaaaaaaaatactaatactatacataagtttcaatatataaaatagataaataaatcactGCCTAacatttacaacaaaaatgttcaatgtcatatctattcaattaattaactagTCATTTGAGTATTTTGAGCagacataatacatacaatacaacTCAATActcatcataaatataataaattggattaaattgaatttaattcgaTAATCCATGAAACTATCGAAATATCTATGGGTACCTTTTTATCATCCATGGCGCCACAAGATTTCCTGACCAATTCGAGTTCCGCTTTCGATCGTTCAAGAGCCGTTTTCAGAGCAATTACTGTCTTATGTAATGACCGCACAGTGTCCAAATCAAAAAGACTTCCTTCCTCGCCGCCGTTAGTAGCCATTTA
The DNA window shown above is from Aphis gossypii isolate Hap1 chromosome 2, ASM2018417v2, whole genome shotgun sequence and carries:
- the LOC114125539 gene encoding uncharacterized protein LOC114125539, which codes for MATNGGEEGSLFDLDTVRSLHKTVIALKTALERSKAELELVRKSCGAMDDKKIVCQNSEETDEIELIFTTDDTMNVSPNEDLVSIDNVLETDISKCGANSKDMANSKYLSPLRPILKDITLKTQEVEAQTDITALPLQWRSEGFLVNQAKTTSPNTTLPSKFIVPVDKNTRKQCLRVSKKTTESRRVMLSDINFTSMVPELSRSVDHLCRQPGPLTREPSRSKFPRSPGYFSVGSSSSRYDFGSVFSVHSSCYRCQVRPSVMSLEARHNASWSSVPSSPTKCRRSASVPCEPCASLQDVKYSSTATLKAEDEVPKKIKNRVSFKESGKLRLSMPDLRKSEGDSTDSLIEESECVVRNAIDCLITGYPTNIKECKKHRRYSEPYHNLECCSMKVYGKPYLPKSIYDLQLNTYVKVITSFGKVVGGRLRYIGHVATMTEPLIGVQFDQKIGDCDGSLNGIRYFECGINNGQFVPFQKIVMAWRDI